The following nucleotide sequence is from Streptomyces sp. 6-11-2.
TCGGGGTCGGCCACCTCGAGGGTGACGGACGCGACGGACGTGTGGGACGCGGTGGTTGCCATGGCCATCACGCTAAGGGCTGCTCGGCGGCCGGGGCTTCTCGATTCCTGACCGGTCTCGTCACCTGCTTCGCCACACACGCCGGCATCCCCTCCACCGTGATCGCAGGTCCCGCATCACCGGCCGTGATCGCAGGTCCCGCATCACCGGCCGTACTCGCGGGATCGGCATGGTCGGCCGCCACGCCCGCCGCATCCGCCGCGCGGCGCCGGAAAGCCCCGGGGGACATGCCGACCAGCTCGGTGAAGCGGGTGGTGAACGTGCCCAGCGACGCGCAGCCGACCGCGAAGCAGACCTCGGTGACACTGAGGTCGCCCCGCCGCAGCAGCGCCGTCGCGCGCTCGATGCGACGCGTCATCAGGTACGCGTACGGCGACTCACCGTAGGCGGCCCGGAACTGCCGGCTGAGGTGCCCGGCGGACATGTTCACACCGCGGGCCAGCGCCTCCACGTTCAGCGGCTGCGCGTACTCCCTGTCGATCCGGTCGCGGACGCGCCGCAGCCGCGCGAGGTCGGTCAAGCGCTGCGCCTCGACGCGTGCGCGCCGCCACTCGGGATGACACATGGGACGACTCCCCTTTCTCTCCTCTTCCACCGACGCCTACCGGCGCCTGGAATGCCTGCCGGGACAG
It contains:
- a CDS encoding helix-turn-helix transcriptional regulator — protein: MCHPEWRRARVEAQRLTDLARLRRVRDRIDREYAQPLNVEALARGVNMSAGHLSRQFRAAYGESPYAYLMTRRIERATALLRRGDLSVTEVCFAVGCASLGTFTTRFTELVGMSPGAFRRRAADAAGVAADHADPASTAGDAGPAITAGDAGPAITVEGMPACVAKQVTRPVRNREAPAAEQPLA